The following are from one region of the Pseudodesulfovibrio piezophilus C1TLV30 genome:
- the groES gene encoding co-chaperone GroES — protein sequence MKLKPLNDRVLVKRLEVEEKTAGGIYIPDSAKEKPLKGEVVAAGPGKLDDDGKRVAMTVKVGDTVLFAKYAGSEIAIDGEENLVMREDDILAIVE from the coding sequence ATGAAGCTTAAACCGCTGAACGATCGAGTTCTGGTCAAGCGTCTGGAAGTGGAAGAAAAGACTGCGGGTGGCATTTACATCCCGGACTCTGCCAAGGAAAAGCCCCTGAAGGGTGAAGTCGTTGCCGCCGGTCCCGGCAAGCTCGATGACGACGGCAAACGCGTTGCCATGACCGTTAAGGTCGGCGATACAGTCCTGTTCGCCAAATATGCCGGTTCTGAAATCGCCATTGATGGGGAAGAGAATCTGGTCATGCGTGAGGATGATATCCTCGCCATCGTCGAATAA
- a CDS encoding bacteriohemerythrin yields MSSKLNLIGFTEEYLLDIPEIDEQHKRFFDLLAKIGDAAPDLYKVLDDDEVDAVVDVLDELRDYAMLHFRTEEAYMREVDYPGIAKQKSEHNRFMTDVIRMEAEFMNGSAIPAIKIRNFMHDWYREHILELDKPFSLFYKEKTG; encoded by the coding sequence ATGTCTTCAAAGCTCAATCTTATCGGTTTTACGGAAGAATACCTGCTGGACATACCGGAAATTGACGAACAACATAAAAGGTTTTTTGATTTGCTTGCCAAGATAGGGGATGCCGCACCGGATCTGTATAAGGTTCTGGATGACGACGAGGTGGATGCCGTTGTCGATGTGCTGGATGAATTGCGTGATTATGCCATGCTCCATTTCCGTACGGAAGAGGCGTACATGCGTGAAGTCGATTATCCCGGCATTGCCAAGCAGAAATCAGAACATAACCGTTTTATGACGGATGTTATTCGTATGGAGGCCGAGTTCATGAATGGTTCAGCCATTCCTGCTATCAAGATCAGAAATTTCATGCATGATTGGTATCGTGAACACATTCTGGAGCTTGATAAGCCGTTTAGTCTTTTCTACAAAGAAAAAACAGGCTAA